The following proteins are co-located in the Paenibacillus sp. FSL H8-0079 genome:
- the spoIIR gene encoding stage II sporulation protein R, whose product MNRRIVKQIGLIIVCLMMIIMMWEGQKTDAAVAATAIPEQSIRLRILANSDAPGDQLVKREIRDAVVAQMGDWVAELENPQSLDEARKVIREHLSEIENRVGEELASRGLNYEYQVELGSVPFPTKLYGGTVYPAGDYEAVRITLGEGKGQNWWCVLFPPLCFIDAGTGDALAKPSTVSAAAAEPGDAEASVQGDTPEARFFLWDMAVKLWSWVTGLFA is encoded by the coding sequence ATGAACAGACGAATTGTAAAGCAAATTGGACTTATTATTGTATGTCTTATGATGATTATCATGATGTGGGAAGGTCAGAAAACGGATGCAGCTGTGGCAGCCACAGCGATTCCGGAACAATCGATTCGCTTGCGTATTCTAGCAAACTCGGATGCACCGGGGGATCAATTGGTGAAACGAGAGATTCGGGATGCTGTCGTTGCGCAGATGGGCGATTGGGTAGCCGAGCTGGAAAATCCGCAAAGTCTGGATGAAGCGCGCAAGGTTATTCGTGAGCATTTGTCCGAGATTGAGAATAGAGTAGGAGAAGAGTTGGCCAGTCGCGGTTTAAATTATGAGTATCAGGTGGAGCTGGGTTCTGTTCCGTTCCCAACCAAACTATATGGTGGCACCGTGTATCCTGCTGGAGATTATGAAGCGGTTCGGATCACGCTGGGCGAAGGCAAAGGTCAGAACTGGTGGTGTGTGTTGTTCCCGCCGCTGTGCTTCATTGATGCAGGAACTGGGGATGCACTGGCGAAACCTTCAACCGTATCGGCCGCAGCTGCTGAACCTGGAGATGCAGAGGCATCCGTGCAGGGAGATACACCGGAGGCGAGATTCTTTCTGTGGGATATGGCTGTGAAACTGTGGAGTTGGGTCACTGGATTATTCGCATAA
- a CDS encoding cohesin domain-containing protein, whose amino-acid sequence MKSYFSKGRSVIWNRVWAMLLVVSMISSTGGMFVQAADDQAIIEIGTASGAPGETVEVPVTVKETSVDIRDYTTWIEYDADILEVDKIVSNMHNDGDFTPDARVAGSLMARTSLSTLAQTGDKLYTITFRIKSGVPAGTEAILSFQNGEGEFVVSNLSGYDIPTAPISGKVTVTGGNSSGNGPQTPGVVQQVKATGGDGEVILDWGAVTEATYYNVYMGTVSGQLSTTPVASNLTTTQYTVPELTNGTTYYFAIAAGNANGVGTASQEVNATPAKRVVIRIGTVSGAPGDTVEVPITVTSTPENIAAYEIELSFDASALQISDIRKEREGSFFPDFDNAEGWLYTFWLDENGGDTPIRAGDKIFTISFKIKDEAVEKDYPIEDLLLNFTGVSRNFLENRTAIPGKVTVTRDGSSGNNPQIPGVVENVEATSGDEEVTLEWDAVQGAAYYNVYMGTASGQLSTTSLVSNLTTTQYTVPELTNGTTYYFAIAAGNANGVGTASQEVNATPTSPVSPKATIEIDTVSGAPGESVEVPVIVKETNTPIRSFTTWIEYDANVLEIVQIVPNIGSMNDFMINTDEENLIMANSFLSSGPLAQTGDTLYTITFRIKNGVVAGTQTLLNFHSGEGKFLLSNGAGQPISGTPASGKVTIAGDNSTGNGPQVPGVPLDVKATSGDGEVTLEWDEVPGATFYNVYLGTTAGQASTTPIATNLTTTQYTVPELTNGTTYYFTIAAGNVNGLGTASLEVSATPTKPVADKATITIGTVSGAPGDTVKVPVILSVTPENIGAYGMKVDFDASALQITEVKGEAGDTFSSSFDNEAGWVKTGWADSNAGDTPIKAGDKLFEISFKIKTGADVNDYLIQVVDQQDVSSLIFTSVSRESLEKSVTAGKVIVTTGGSSGNDQEVPDTVQNVKATGGAGQVALMWDSVEGATYYNVYAGTASGQVSATPLASNLTATTYTATGLTNGTTYYFVIKAGNDKGLGDASQEISATPTTSNNNDGGSNNGGTGNNNGGTSAGGGSVGTGSSTGSAGTGNTAENDAVIVLVNGKEERAGTMTRGVRDGQQLTTIHIDPQKLEEKLAAEGLGAIVTIPVQVESGIIVGELDGQMVRNMENKQAVLELKTDRATYTIPAGQLQIQSISDQLGQAIALSDIKVQIEIATPTEAMLQTVKDAATTGAFEVVLPPLDFSVKASYGNLTVEVSRFNVYVQRSVVLPSDIDPNKITTGVVVAPDGSVRHVPTKVVKEDETYYAHINSLTNSTYSVVWHPLEFADVADHWSKSAVNDMGSRMVIEGTGNGQFSPDRNITRAEFAAVMVRGLGLAPMQGASSFTDVKSSDWYNQVVNTAYNYKLIDGYEDGSFRPDDKITREQAMVMLSRAMQVVGLTVDPNTSEALRNGYKDAGTVSAWAQQGVAASVGAGIVQGRNDANLAPQHTMTRAEVAVTIQRLLQQAELI is encoded by the coding sequence ATGAAGTCTTATTTTTCAAAGGGAAGATCTGTAATCTGGAATAGAGTATGGGCGATGCTTCTGGTCGTGAGTATGATTAGTTCTACGGGCGGTATGTTTGTACAGGCAGCAGATGATCAAGCCATTATAGAGATTGGTACAGCTAGTGGAGCGCCAGGAGAGACCGTGGAAGTTCCAGTCACTGTCAAGGAGACTAGTGTAGATATTAGAGATTATACGACATGGATTGAGTATGATGCAGATATTCTTGAAGTGGATAAAATTGTATCCAATATGCATAATGATGGTGATTTCACACCCGACGCGCGAGTAGCAGGTTCTTTGATGGCGAGGACGTCACTATCAACACTGGCGCAAACGGGTGACAAGTTGTACACAATTACCTTTAGAATCAAGAGCGGCGTTCCAGCAGGCACAGAGGCAATCTTGAGTTTCCAAAATGGTGAAGGTGAATTTGTAGTATCCAACTTGTCTGGTTATGATATCCCGACAGCTCCAATTTCAGGCAAGGTAACCGTAACAGGAGGTAACTCTTCTGGCAATGGCCCGCAAACACCAGGAGTTGTTCAGCAAGTGAAGGCAACGGGTGGAGATGGCGAAGTAATATTGGACTGGGGCGCAGTAACGGAAGCCACCTATTACAATGTGTATATGGGGACGGTGTCAGGTCAATTATCAACGACACCAGTAGCCTCGAACCTGACGACTACACAGTACACCGTACCTGAACTGACAAATGGCACAACGTATTATTTTGCCATTGCGGCAGGGAATGCGAACGGAGTGGGCACTGCATCGCAAGAAGTGAATGCAACCCCGGCGAAGCGGGTTGTAATCAGAATCGGTACGGTTAGCGGAGCGCCAGGGGATACGGTGGAAGTTCCAATAACAGTAACATCCACGCCAGAGAATATCGCCGCTTATGAAATCGAATTAAGTTTTGATGCATCTGCCTTGCAAATAAGCGATATTAGGAAAGAAAGGGAGGGGAGCTTTTTCCCCGACTTTGACAATGCAGAAGGGTGGTTGTATACGTTTTGGTTGGATGAAAATGGAGGAGATACACCGATCCGGGCAGGGGATAAGATATTTACCATTAGCTTTAAGATCAAGGATGAAGCAGTAGAGAAGGACTATCCTATAGAGGACTTATTATTGAACTTCACGGGTGTTTCTCGTAATTTTTTGGAGAATAGGACTGCAATTCCAGGCAAGGTGACAGTTACCAGAGATGGTTCTTCAGGCAATAATCCACAAATACCAGGTGTCGTAGAAAATGTAGAAGCAACCAGTGGAGACGAAGAGGTAACATTGGAATGGGATGCAGTTCAGGGAGCCGCCTATTACAATGTGTATATGGGGACGGCGTCAGGTCAATTATCAACGACATCCCTAGTTTCCAACCTGACCACCACGCAATATACCGTACCTGAACTGACGAATGGTACAACGTACTACTTTGCCATTGCAGCAGGGAATGCGAATGGAGTGGGTACTGCATCGCAAGAAGTGAATGCGACACCAACGAGTCCGGTTTCCCCCAAGGCGACGATTGAGATCGATACAGTTAGCGGAGCACCAGGGGAGAGTGTTGAGGTTCCAGTTATCGTCAAGGAGACGAATACACCCATTAGAAGTTTTACAACATGGATCGAATATGATGCAAATGTTCTGGAAATTGTACAAATTGTTCCCAATATAGGAAGTATGAATGACTTTATGATCAATACGGATGAAGAGAATCTGATCATGGCGAACTCATTTTTATCATCGGGGCCGCTAGCTCAGACGGGTGACACGCTGTACACGATTACGTTTAGAATCAAAAATGGAGTTGTAGCAGGTACACAGACCCTCCTCAATTTCCATAGCGGAGAGGGTAAATTTTTACTATCAAACGGGGCTGGTCAGCCGATCTCAGGAACCCCGGCGTCAGGCAAGGTGACCATAGCAGGAGACAACTCAACAGGCAATGGTCCGCAAGTACCAGGCGTTCCACTAGATGTAAAGGCAACGAGTGGAGATGGTGAGGTAACATTGGAATGGGACGAAGTACCGGGAGCTACCTTTTACAATGTCTATCTGGGAACGACAGCAGGTCAAGCATCAACGACCCCAATAGCTACCAATCTGACCACAACGCAGTATACCGTACCTGAACTGACGAATGGCACAACATATTATTTCACCATCGCAGCAGGAAACGTGAACGGACTGGGCACCGCATCACTGGAAGTGAGCGCAACGCCAACGAAGCCGGTTGCAGACAAGGCAACGATTACGATAGGTACAGTTAGCGGAGCGCCAGGTGATACGGTGAAAGTTCCGGTAATTTTATCCGTTACACCAGAGAATATCGGTGCTTATGGAATGAAGGTTGATTTTGATGCTTCTGCATTGCAAATCACCGAGGTGAAGGGAGAAGCGGGTGATACGTTTTCTTCAAGCTTTGACAACGAAGCAGGCTGGGTGAAGACAGGTTGGGCAGACAGTAATGCAGGTGATACGCCGATTAAGGCAGGCGATAAGTTGTTTGAGATCAGCTTCAAGATCAAGACAGGAGCGGACGTGAACGATTATCTGATACAGGTTGTGGATCAACAAGACGTATCCTCCCTGATCTTCACAAGTGTTTCTCGTGAGAGCTTGGAGAAGTCTGTAACAGCAGGTAAAGTAATCGTCACAACAGGGGGTTCATCGGGTAACGACCAGGAAGTGCCAGACACCGTGCAGAATGTGAAGGCAACAGGTGGAGCAGGTCAAGTTGCGCTGATGTGGGATAGCGTAGAGGGAGCGACCTATTACAATGTGTATGCGGGGACAGCATCAGGACAAGTATCTGCTACGCCATTGGCTTCGAATCTGACAGCTACGACATATACGGCAACAGGTTTGACGAATGGTACGACATATTATTTTGTGATTAAGGCAGGCAACGATAAGGGTCTTGGTGATGCATCGCAGGAAATCAGTGCTACGCCAACGACAAGCAACAATAATGATGGTGGAAGTAACAACGGGGGTACGGGCAATAATAATGGTGGTACCTCGGCAGGTGGTGGTTCTGTTGGAACTGGATCATCTACAGGCAGTGCCGGCACTGGAAACACGGCGGAGAACGACGCGGTTATTGTTCTTGTTAATGGTAAAGAAGAGCGCGCCGGGACGATGACAAGAGGAGTACGTGACGGTCAACAATTGACAACCATCCATATAGACCCTCAGAAGTTAGAGGAAAAGTTAGCAGCTGAAGGCTTGGGTGCGATTGTGACCATTCCCGTACAGGTGGAGTCAGGTATCATTGTAGGTGAATTGGATGGACAAATGGTTCGAAATATGGAGAACAAGCAGGCGGTACTGGAACTGAAAACCGACCGGGCAACATATACCATTCCAGCAGGTCAACTGCAAATTCAATCCATTTCAGATCAATTGGGTCAAGCTATAGCACTTTCGGACATCAAGGTGCAGATCGAGATTGCTACACCAACAGAAGCGATGCTACAGACGGTGAAAGATGCAGCGACAACAGGAGCATTTGAAGTTGTGTTGCCTCCATTAGATTTCAGCGTTAAAGCTAGCTATGGCAACCTGACGGTGGAAGTATCCAGATTCAATGTGTACGTCCAGCGTAGTGTTGTACTGCCAAGTGATATTGATCCGAACAAAATTACGACAGGTGTTGTCGTAGCACCGGACGGGTCTGTGCGACATGTCCCAACGAAGGTCGTGAAGGAAGATGAGACGTATTATGCTCATATTAACAGCCTGACTAACAGCACATATTCGGTTGTCTGGCATCCGCTAGAGTTTGCTGATGTGGCAGATCACTGGTCGAAGTCAGCGGTGAATGATATGGGTTCACGGATGGTTATTGAAGGCACAGGTAATGGACAATTTAGTCCAGACCGAAACATTACTCGCGCGGAGTTCGCGGCTGTTATGGTAAGAGGTTTAGGGCTGGCACCAATGCAAGGAGCGTCCAGCTTTACGGATGTAAAGTCATCGGACTGGTACAACCAAGTCGTGAATACAGCATATAACTATAAACTGATCGATGGCTACGAGGATGGCAGCTTCCGTCCAGATGACAAGATTACGAGAGAACAGGCAATGGTGATGTTGTCGAGAGCTATGCAAGTTGTAGGTCTAACAGTGGATCCAAATACGTCTGAGGCGTTACGGAACGGATATAAAGATGCTGGAACAGTATCTGCGTGGGCGCAACAAGGTGTGGCAGCTAGTGTTGGAGCAGGAATCGTACAAGGTAGAAATGATGCGAATCTTGCACCTCAGCATACAATGACTCGTGCTGAAGTAGCAGTTACAATCCAACGCTTGCTTCAACAAGCCGAGTTAATCTAA
- a CDS encoding dockerin type I domain-containing protein, with protein MDQMKLKWNSRWLSKLPVFMIIVLCAGLGAVPATADGAVTGEWSSWGKEGGGSGTGLGEFISPYDVAVDPEGNVYVVDSGNNRIQILNILTNQWTSLGQFGNALGEFSEPVSIAMDAAGNLYIADTGNNRIQKQDAQTKQWTQWGKSGGASGTNEGEFSSPYGIALDHEDNLYVSDNFNSRIQKLDLATNEWSVIGKAGQALGEFNYAYDVAIDNKGNVYVVDAGNNRIQKLDAATNTWSEWGRGERRTGSGLGEFFFPSGIAVDHRGDIYVSDVGNHRIQKLNVNTNQWSEWGKPGSSGNGLGEFDFPFGLTIDNTGNLYVADNNNNRIQKFGPPRLVNLNYEQGDHGTISAISEQVVVGENPVSVPTVTPDRGYRFIGWSADGGVTKLSTGQVLNTIVTEAVTYTAFYSKIIFGDADGDGIITPADALLLTQHIKEKITLTSEQLAGLDLNEDGEWDMTDVQLILAIYTGRER; from the coding sequence ATGGATCAAATGAAATTGAAATGGAATAGTCGGTGGTTAAGCAAATTACCTGTGTTCATGATTATTGTACTATGTGCAGGTCTTGGAGCTGTGCCAGCAACTGCGGATGGTGCCGTGACAGGGGAATGGAGTTCATGGGGTAAGGAAGGGGGAGGATCAGGGACTGGTTTGGGTGAGTTTATTAGTCCGTATGATGTGGCGGTAGATCCTGAAGGGAATGTATATGTGGTAGATAGTGGGAACAACCGTATTCAGATACTGAACATTCTCACGAATCAATGGACTTCTTTGGGACAGTTTGGGAATGCGCTTGGTGAATTTAGTGAACCTGTTAGCATAGCAATGGATGCTGCTGGTAATTTGTATATAGCCGATACAGGAAATAACCGGATTCAGAAGCAGGATGCCCAAACGAAACAATGGACTCAATGGGGGAAGAGTGGAGGGGCTTCTGGTACCAACGAAGGTGAATTCTCATCTCCATATGGCATAGCGCTAGATCACGAAGATAATTTGTATGTATCAGATAACTTTAATAGTCGGATTCAGAAGTTGGATCTTGCAACCAATGAATGGAGTGTGATCGGTAAGGCAGGACAAGCATTGGGCGAATTTAACTACGCTTATGATGTGGCTATAGATAATAAGGGCAATGTGTATGTGGTAGATGCAGGAAATAATCGCATTCAGAAACTGGATGCCGCTACGAATACATGGAGCGAATGGGGCAGAGGCGAGAGAAGAACGGGCTCTGGCTTGGGCGAATTCTTTTTCCCCAGTGGGATAGCAGTAGATCACAGAGGAGATATCTATGTATCAGATGTAGGCAATCACAGAATCCAAAAGCTGAATGTTAATACGAATCAATGGAGTGAGTGGGGGAAACCAGGTAGTAGTGGGAATGGCTTGGGTGAGTTTGATTTTCCATTTGGGTTGACAATAGACAATACTGGAAATCTGTATGTGGCAGATAACAATAATAATCGCATCCAGAAGTTTGGTCCGCCACGATTAGTAAATCTCAACTATGAGCAAGGTGATCACGGAACGATCAGTGCTATAAGTGAGCAGGTAGTCGTCGGTGAGAACCCGGTTTCCGTGCCAACAGTAACACCAGATCGCGGTTATCGCTTCATAGGGTGGAGTGCGGATGGCGGTGTGACGAAACTGAGTACGGGGCAGGTATTAAATACGATCGTGACAGAGGCAGTAACGTATACCGCCTTTTATAGCAAAATAATATTTGGGGATGCCGATGGGGATGGCATCATAACACCAGCAGATGCATTACTGTTGACCCAGCATATCAAAGAAAAGATTACACTCACTTCCGAGCAGCTTGCAGGTCTTGATCTGAACGAGGATGGCGAGTGGGATATGACGGATGTGCAGTTGATCTTGGCAATATACACAGGAAGGGAACGATAA
- a CDS encoding L-threonylcarbamoyladenylate synthase, translating to MLDVKKGSADQQALADLQAAAACIRQGQTVAFPTETVYGLGADARSTAAVEAVFVAKGRPSDNPLIVHIAHRDQLDALVTEVNETAEALMAAFWPGPLTLVLPVRPGAVSPRVTAGLDTVAVRMPDHPVALQLIAAAACPVAAPSANRSGRPSPTLASHVREDLDGRIGCIVDGGPTGVGVESTVVQVGDDGTVTILRPGGITAEQLSAVAARVATDPALLAEGSDGVGSPAPRSPGMKYTHYAPAGALCVVEGPPAAVAAWISAALAEAAQRGERTAVLAFAEHAEQYRADAVFSLGDASELEEAARRLYAALRSCDEQGATYIVAEACSREGLGAAVMNRLLKAAGHRLILVG from the coding sequence ATGTTGGATGTGAAAAAGGGGAGCGCCGATCAACAGGCACTCGCCGACTTGCAGGCTGCCGCAGCCTGCATTCGTCAAGGTCAGACGGTGGCCTTTCCGACCGAGACGGTCTATGGCTTGGGTGCCGATGCACGTAGCACAGCAGCCGTAGAGGCTGTATTTGTCGCCAAAGGCCGACCTTCCGACAATCCACTGATTGTGCATATCGCGCACCGTGACCAGTTGGATGCGCTGGTCACGGAAGTGAATGAAACAGCGGAAGCGCTGATGGCGGCCTTCTGGCCGGGACCACTGACGCTTGTGCTGCCGGTTAGGCCGGGGGCGGTGTCCCCACGTGTCACCGCCGGACTGGACACGGTGGCCGTGCGCATGCCGGACCACCCGGTGGCCTTGCAGTTGATCGCGGCGGCGGCATGCCCTGTGGCTGCGCCAAGCGCCAACCGCTCCGGGCGGCCAAGCCCGACACTCGCGTCTCATGTGCGCGAGGATCTGGATGGCCGCATCGGCTGCATTGTGGACGGCGGCCCCACCGGGGTGGGCGTCGAGTCGACGGTTGTGCAGGTCGGTGACGACGGTACCGTCACCATCCTGCGCCCTGGCGGCATTACGGCGGAACAGCTGTCCGCCGTTGCCGCCCGTGTCGCCACGGACCCCGCGCTACTCGCGGAGGGGTCCGATGGCGTGGGCAGCCCGGCGCCGCGCTCGCCGGGCATGAAGTACACGCACTACGCACCCGCAGGGGCGCTGTGCGTGGTGGAGGGGCCGCCCGCAGCTGTGGCGGCCTGGATCAGCGCCGCCCTCGCAGAGGCGGCGCAGCGCGGAGAGCGCACCGCGGTGCTGGCGTTCGCCGAGCACGCGGAGCAGTACCGCGCCGATGCCGTGTTCTCGCTGGGTGACGCCAGCGAGCTGGAAGAAGCAGCGCGCCGGCTATACGCCGCGCTGCGCAGCTGCGATGAGCAGGGCGCCACATATATTGTGGCTGAAGCCTGCTCACGCGAAGGGCTGGGAGCAGCCGTCATGAATCGGCTGCTCAAAGCAGCGGGTCACCGACTAATACTAGTCGGATGA